A DNA window from Setaria viridis chromosome 2, Setaria_viridis_v4.0, whole genome shotgun sequence contains the following coding sequences:
- the LOC117842951 gene encoding uncharacterized protein encodes MATTKAAMATSKMLLPVTLCFLLMLAAESKEDDNTVVVFYGTARCKINTSRIISNAPLQLVINNATIPGTGRTTSTGQIVMAVSLTSAQHLDALTSNGSGKAFLVAPPHACGAPSIPPGMAVAAEVHATDVVVPVPGGLFGSMINGSLHATTNAGGASTSHNKGAGDTVHAQMPTMAASDGLALPDVGMVFAKVIDRFACVAL; translated from the exons ATGGCAACCACCAAGGCTGCAATGGCAACCAGCAAGATGCTTCTCCCGGTCACTCTCTGCTTCCTCCTCATGCTCGCAGCGGAAAGCAAGGAAGACGATAATACTGTCGTCGTCTTCTACGGCACAGCGCGATGCAAGATCAACACCTCCAGGATCATCAGCA ATGCTCCTTTGCAGCTGGTGATCAACAACGCCACGATCCCCGGCACCGGCAGGACGACGAGCACGGGCCAGATCGTGATGGCCGTGAGCCTGACCTCGGCACAGCATCTGGACGCCCTGACGAGCAATGGCAGCGGCAAGGCGTTCCTTGTTGCTCCTCCGCACGCCTGCGGCGCGCCAAGCATTCCTCCCGGGATGGCGGTCGCCGCGGAGGTGCACGCAACCGATGTGGTGGTTCCCGTCCCAGGTGGGCTATTCGGTTCGATGATCAACGGCAGCCTGCATGCAACGACgaacgccggcggcgcctccaCCAGCCACAACAAGGGAGCCGGTGACACTGTCCACGCGCAGATGCCAACCATGGCCGCCTCAGATGGGCTGGCCCTTCCGGACGTCGGAATGGTTTTTGCTAAAGTCATAGATCGTTTCGCTTGCGTGGCTTTATGA
- the LOC117845321 gene encoding uncharacterized protein, with protein sequence MATTKAAMATSKMLLPVTLCFLLVLAAESKEDDNTVVVFYGTARCKINTSRIISNAPLQLVINNATIPGTGRTTSTGQIVMAVSLTSAQHLDALTSNGSGKAFLVAPPHACGAPSIPPGMAVAAEVHPTDVVSASGGLLRPMNNGGLHATTNAGGAATSHNKGAGDTVHAQTPTIAASDGLVLPDVQMVFAKVDCFACRIIPIIG encoded by the exons ATGGCAACCACCAAGGCTGCAATGGCAACCAGCAAGATGCTTCTCCCGGTCACTCTCTGCTTCCTCCTCGTGCTCGCAGCGGAGAGCAAGGAGGACGATAATACTGTCGTCGTCTTCTACGGCACAGCGCGATGCAAGATCAACACCTCCAGGATCATCAGCA ATGCTCCTTTGCAGCTGGTGATCAACAACGCCACGATCCCCGGCACCGGCAGGACGACGAGCACGGGCCAGATCGTGATGGCCGTGAGCCTGACCTCGGCACAGCATCTGGACGCCCTGACGAGCAATGGCAGCGGCAAGGCGTTCCTTGTTGCTCCTCCGCACGCCTGCGGCGCGCCAAGCATTCCTCCCGGGATGGCGGTCGCCGCGGAGGTGCACCCAACCGATGTGGTTTCCGCCTCAGGTGGGCTACTCCGTCCGATGAACAACGGCGGCCTGCATGCAACGAcgaacgccggcggcgccgccaccagccACAACAAGGGTGCCGGTGACACTGTCCACGCGCAGACGCCAACCATCGCCGCCTCAGATGGGCTGGTCCTTCCGGACGTCCAAATGGTTTTTGCTAAAGTCGATTGTTTCGCTTGCCGGATCATACCCATAATAGGGTGA